A genomic stretch from Xiphophorus maculatus strain JP 163 A chromosome 16, X_maculatus-5.0-male, whole genome shotgun sequence includes:
- the LOC102226725 gene encoding serine/threonine-protein kinase 17A-like, whose protein sequence is MNKNGIVTEIHTKIRKEPFSAIYELVGKELGRGKFAVVKKCTEKATGKQYAAKFLRKRRKGADCRMDIFNEIAVLELAKANPYVVGLHEVYETNSEIILILECAAGGEIFDQCVADNDEAFTEKDVIRLAKQILNGVAFLHRNNVVHLDLKPQNILLTSAKPLGDIRIVDFGLSRRMDKIAEVREILGTPEYVAPEILNYEPISIATDMWSIGVLIYVMLTGESPFLGDDKQETFLNISQVNVDYSQDTFEGISSLAVDFIKSLLVKTPRKRATAEECLNHPWLNPHSPSHPHLHAMSASSLDEPEMSQSESEPESPAPSPELAFESFLICPVQGELKTGRHTFSFSEPPFRTRSEIKQELIC, encoded by the exons GGGAAAATTTGCTGTGGTGAAGAAATGCACTGAGAAGGCAACGGGAAAGCAGTATGCTGCCAAGTTTCTGCGAAAGAGACGAAAGGGAGCAGACTGCCGCATGGACATCTTCAACGAGATAGCAGTGCTGGAGCTGGCCAAGGCCAACCCATATGTGGTGGGACTGCACGAGGTCTACGAAACCAACTCCGAAATTATCCTGATTCTGGAATG TGCTGCAGGTGGGGAGATCTTTGACCAGTGTGTGGCTGATAACGACGAAGCCTTCACAGAGAAAGATGTGATACGACTAGCCAAGCAGATCCTGAATGGAGTCGCCTTCCTGCATCGAAACAATGTTGTCCATCTGGATCTGAAA CCCCAGAACATCTTGTTGACCAGTGCCAAACCCCTGGGGGATATTCGTATTGTGGACTTTGGCTTGTCCAGAAGAATGGACAAGATCGCAGAGGTCAGGGAGATTCTGGGTACCCCAGAATATGTGG caccagAAATCCTGAACTATGAACCCATCAGCATTGCTACGGACATGTG gAGTATTGGGGTCCTGATCTACGTCATGCTGACGGGCGAGTCTCCATTTCTGGGTGATGACAAGCAGGAGACATTCCTCAACATTTCCCAAGTCAATGTAGATTATTCACAGGACACGTTTGAAGGGATTTCCTCCCTGGCAGTTGACTTTATCAAGTCCTTATTGGTGAAAACCCCCAG GAAGAGAGCCACGGCAGAAGAATGTCTCAATCACCCCTGGCTGAACCCCCACTCCCCCTCCCACCCGCACCTCCACGCGATGTCGGCCTCCTCGCTCGACGAGCCCGAGATGAGCCAGTCGGAATCGGAGCCCGAGAGCCCGGCTCCTTCCCCGGAGCTGGCCTTTGAATCGTTCCTCATATGCCCGGTTCAGGGCGAGCTGAAGACGGGCCGCCACACCTTCTCCTTCAGCGAGCCTCCTTTCCGCACGCGGTCCGAAATAAAGCAGGAGCTGATATGCTGA